The Elaeis guineensis isolate ETL-2024a chromosome 11, EG11, whole genome shotgun sequence genomic interval cttgtgcctctctacgtcaccgggtgtgccaaaggcatcctccaacacttgaagcatgtcctttggctgagccatctcgaatctgtgactaaactcgtcgctcatggcagccagcatgatacagcgcaccgtggtccggtcactgagccacttctggtaagtgtctctgactattccacgtgcattggcagctggctcctcaagtgcaggatccattatcacatataggatccgttcatgctctaggactatcttcaactttcggtatcagctaccgaagttgggtcccaccaacttatcattgtccaacaatgatcggagcgatagggaagtggccatatttgcacaaaagagaaccataacctaattagtaattcattcataaacctaaagatttagactttaatcaaaaagtttctctcactattttattcaaattggtagcctctacctccaattcgaggaattatcctaattccttagtgggtactagaatccacttagactgcacacaagcccaactttggttggccaacccttgtacatctaagggtaggttcataaccaattatttttttaaataatttttaataattttaattttgccccagaaacctaatctgtaggctttgacctccactgtaaggatccggttaggtcctaccattaacatgatcaaacttggtgtatctaaccaacgaatgattaagctcaactttggttggctcaccaaaCCACCATTAgggagacacttccaagtcgtcatatgatgagtgataattccattagtcaacaagcaccaggcctttgggtctgcaatgattattgagttaatggactcattatcaaacaccttaatgggaggctatgactcagttatctccataactttatcattttaaggatctaataattttagaagatttaaataatatagaggatgaggtcagatgaaccagcttatcatgatccttccactggcttcaccaagtcagcttaagggagaccattaaaagggctggtctaggagtacctaaatcagtcacactgatttacctagctgacatgggtcagctcgaatagtcaagtgatccgatcaaaacataatttcaccaagaggtcaggtaagttcgatcagtgggagggtctgccaaagcttgccttagacaccatcagaaatggccagataagcgagctcccaattaaaaaccaccggtctggtttaccttagacaccaactggtttaattagttttgattagatcaacctaacagttcatgctagaccgcttatccaagaatcaagtccatttggttctcgttaaagatgtgggcttgaccaactacaactattgtaattgatctagagaatccttgacctaatctaagacaataattgattagatttagtcaattctctaattaagtccatctttaatctaaccataggtctaacccaattaatggacctaatttccactaacccattaacccaatgtgttatggtttgtatcttaggttttttaatccacaatcctagaacctaatcaaacaacttcttattcttaattaagttttgggctgagggttgggttcgacttttcaaaaaataatttttatatttgtaaaataattttataatatgattctaccaatcatattgcatgtttgattcataatcaagatacaaatgaaatagacatgaaactactttacatctaatctaaacaggttcatgtattgaaacaatttcaactttaaacaatttcNNNNNNNNNNNNNNNNNNNNNNNNNNNNNNNNNNNNNNNNNNNNNNNNNNNNNNNNNNNNNNNNNNNNNNNNNNNNNNNNNNNNNNNNNNNNNNNNNNNNTGATCTTGTTATTTATAACTCAAATCCGAATCAGTCTAGATCCGGATCGGAATCAAATCCATATTTCATGGATCGATGCTGGGTTATACATGGATTCGATCCGATCCAAATGATCCGTTgggtcaaaaaaatttgatcatggatctAATCTGACCTGATCCGATCTTCTGTTGGGTTGGATTTGGGTCCAATATTTGATCCGATCAAGAAATCGGATCGGATTAGGGTCATTTATGATCCGGTCCAATCCAACCCATTTACACCCCTAGATATCTAtcaagagagatctaatctatcTATTTTCAGAGAAATCGTTGGTTAGAACTGTTTCAATACAtgtattttaaaccatctaataaaaatattcttttttcattcaaaacaataaaaaaaattttaatgataaataatatgataattttttattggaGGGTCAAAGGCACGTGGTCCCAACCAACAAGTTCTCCTCATTCTGGTTCATAAGTCCGTTGTTGTTTTTGCTTCTTTTTGTGTGCGTGTTTTGTCCTTTTCCCTGGCACAGGCCCAGAGTTACAGGCTCCAGTACAACACTTTTTCTGATGGAACCCATACTGGGCCTCCGCGACCACCTAACCGGTGTCGTAAGCCGCTAcagggtcttttttttttttgatgacaaGCTCTGTCTACGTGGTCATGTCACAGAAACCTTTCTTTTACATATCCTTGTACGTTATCCTTTGTTTCAATTAAAAAAAGGTAtcgtaaagaaaataaaagacaagTCGATGATTAACTAGGGATGGAGAAAACTTATAAAATACGAATGGCGAGAATTCAACTTTGTCGGCTAAAGACTCCAGTGCAAATGTAGGTAAGGAATATCTAAAGGCCTGTCAAACAATTTATGGGTACTCTATATGTGTGGTCTGTTTAGTTAAATCTAAGATAACGTGTGATTTAACTGAACAGACTAGACTGGTAAACAAAACAAGTTATTCGACTGGCCTTTGGACCAGTCAAACATACTAGTCTaatccttctcctttttttttttttgtgaatgtATACCAGTCTAGTGTATTTAGTTAAATCTAGAAAAGGAGATCTTGTGAATCATCCACGCAACCTGCCTTATTAATGTCTTGATAGTCCTGAAAATCCTAATGTAATCAAAGTTTAAGTTGGTGAGAAGTGACTGGTCTGTGCTACTGGGCAAAGCTCAAGTGGCAAGGTTTGAACACGATTTAATGCTACTATTAAGATTATATTGATAGTTTTTGGATGAATgggtggaaaaaaaaaagagtacatTTACTAGGAAACTAACCCCCTTTTCTAAGATTGATCCAGAATATTTACTTTATATTTAAGATATACTATTCTagctatatatataaataagacaAGGAAGATATTATATTTGGACGTTTTCATAACGTATCCAAATGAAATATTTACTGTACATGGTTTTGGTGCAACAACTATTTTAGATACACTGGTACCTAAACACTCACTAGTATGCGGTCTCTGCTCTTCATGTGGACCAGAAGATGAGACATCGGGATCTCCCAACTGCTACAAGCTCTGATGATTATCTCAAGTCAAAAACATAGCTTCGCTCCAAACTACGATAGACTCTCGCCCTTATGCCATCAAGGAAACCACACCAATCTCAACGGAAACTCTTCTTTGTTCAAAAAGTAAAAggaaacaaaaaaagaagaagaagcattttTCGCATACATAGGCGGCAAAAATTAAACGGTAATAAAAATCCGGGACAACGGAATCATACGCAGAAAGAAAAAGCCATAACAAGTACATACCAAGATGAAACCTTTGATGTTCTCTCTGGTGAGCTTCATCTCTGCGTCATCATTCTCGGCCACATCGAGCAAGATGTCGAGCAAGTCCTTCACCTCGTCCTCTCGCCCACATCCcatctccttcctcttcctccttttctcctCCTTTCCCCTTATGATCCTCTCCATCAACGCGTCGAACCTCCGGTGCACCTCCCTCACCCTCTTCTCCAGCCCCTGGAGGTCCAGGTTCTTGCAGAAGCCGATGTAGTCGGCAATGTTGAAGGCCCCGACGAGCTCCGCCACCTGCTTCACCAGCTCCCGAGCCTCCTCGGTCTCCCCTCCGGCGCCCGACGACGTCGTGCTGGCCGCCATCATCGTGACTTCATTGTTCGTCATCTTGATTATTTCCGAGCTCATGTCGATGGGCTCACGACGTGCCGACTTGTCGAAAACGGCGCGCAGGAGGTCGAGGAGTTCGACGCGGCGGACGGGGCGGAGGAGGTCGACGGTCCGGGGGCCGAGGAGCTCGGACATGCACAGGCGCTTGACGAAGCGCCAGTAGGGACCGTAGGGGGCGAAGGCGAATCCGGAGGCGTCGTAGGCGAAGTGGCGGGCGGCGGCGGTCTGGGGGCGGTTGGAGATGGCCGTGTCGTGGCTCTTGAAGAGCTCGCGGGCGAGGTCAAGGGAGGAGGCGATGACGCAGAGGGTGGAGCCGAGGCGTAGGCTGAAGAGGGGGCCGTGGAGGGTGGCGAGGCGGTAGAGGGTCTGATGGACCGGGGACCGGAGGAGGTGCAGGTGACCTATAATCGGGAGTGCCCGGGGTCCGGGCGGGAGGCGGCGGCGGTCGGACCAGGCCTTGGAGAGGGTGGCAAGGAAAAGGACGGAGGCGAAGGAGATGgcgaggaggaggaagaaagccGGGGAGGTGAAGCCTCCTTGTTCCATGACTTGGCAGACCCGGGCGGAGCGAGAGAAAAGCGAGTGGTGAGTTAGAGAAAGGAAGGACGGGATGGCATGAATATATGACCAGCGTAGAGGACCCGTCCAAATCTGGATGATTGGACAAACCACCAACCCCAGGAAAATGTGGGTCTATGCTTATCAGAAAGTTCACCAGGCCTCTTCCCACCGCTTTCGCGCCATTGATGGATCTAAATGTGCCTCAAACTCTCGCTTTCATCCACCCTTTCTGAACAGGATCCAATGGTTGCTGTCGATTGTCGGCTGAaaattaagcaaaaaaaaaaattcagtgtaCAATCTGATGGCTGAAAATTAATTTAGAGTCTGATCCGATGGCTGATGTTTTTTTCGACTGAGAATAGGAGAGTTGAGCACTGATCAACAACCCAAATTCCATCCGATGCCTAATCGGATGGCTGTGGTGGATCCCGATCGTAATAAAGACTTAAATGTTGTGTTTTGGGCTGATTTGGGTGGTCCAATGAAGATGCAACAACCAGAATAAAATGATACAGgtataatacgatttctaagaggtttaggactctttttgctaccagaaaaaaataaaaaaattatctataaaaaaaatttgaaaataaaaaaaaatcagtagaaaataaaaaaaaattagaaactaAAATTAGAGAAGTTTAGAgatccaaagaaaagaagaagagaagtcagttTGCTCCACAGAgtacaaaaaaagaagaagagatcattaaccatcttcccgatgaggATACATCGATCAACAtcagatctttattacagttttattttattttattatttttttaatttttttataattaaattttaattttaattaatataaaatatatttttttatactttaaattcctgtcttttatttttattgcaagtagatactaagatctagttagtagatcttagtatcaatttacttTTAtacactttaattttttttatttatttttattacaagtaaaagctaagatctaaatagtagatcttagtatcggatttatttttcatacttttaatttttatttttcaacttaaattatttttctcaaaattttattttttttataaaatcaaaaatttcaaatcaaaatattgCCTTCTTTATGGATTTGAcccaactcactactttttatgtatttttaatttttataaaatttgaaactaattTGATAAGCAcagtgtcctaatgacaacatcatgatcctatcaatttttgatgtCGTTGTCagagaaggcatcaattttaatatctaatttctttgattttttttgtgaatatagcttactaatttttttgattttttttatctttttacaaaaaaaaagaagaaaagaaaagaaggatgaaatgcttcaatttggtgagatcaatcctaaccctaaccctaactatttttttagcattaattactattttttttaaattaacttaaaattcacccacataaacctaataaaaattgcatgacaagagtaaaaatttaattgtttagaagcactcatcatcttagatttacttttggtgatcattgtagacaaggtaagctttcaagtttgattagtttcatgcatctaatttagttgcataaaaccccttatttgaaattggttgagCACATTCATCTCCAATCAACATAAGGGCAACATCCATTtggagattttatcaccctttcttcatccaaaaataaccaactagtatcccgcattaacccaagcctaattaaaatttagtagacgttgacccctaggatcaattgagtttagtttaaGTATTGTAGTGAAGTCAAATGCAaaataagtttggactcacccctaaACTAGTATCTAAGACAAGAAGTTACAAAGGCTAAGCCTAAGTAaacttgtggttatttaatttgttccattagcttacctggccaatccaattggtgtctaaggcaagaaacGGAGGGACTCCcatgatcccacctcttaccaggctagttgaaggaagagaGAATAGACCCAACTTGCATCTAGATCGAGCCACTCTACAttaaactattaggtctaagaaactcatAGATGTCTAAGTTTAATTggttgctaacttgattgcaattaacacttaaccataactaattcttctcatctatcatctttaggtctagggctttcttaaggttctcaactttagaacttctctttcttcctcttctcttttctttctctttcttcttaaaaaaaaaattaaaccacacacattagggttGGCACTGGTACATGTatggtagaattttttttttctctgatctatttgaactcaattctaaaattgaatggctgatccatgttaaacctgATAATCAAATAGCTAGAAATCTTGAGAACCACTtagacagatgaaggaatattttattctttccacctataacccatcgatgtttTCATTATTCTATAGGATGAAACATTCTAACTCTAGTCTTAAGACTGATTTGAACttgatagctcaaaaattagataaaatcgatcttcttatagataaattctTAGCCTTAAGTCAATAATCTCCTAcgcaatacacaccacctttcaattatcaaGAAATTTATTCTATTTATGCTAGCCCAACttatcatgtgagtgaatatcccacggctacacagttttcacctttaatccaagaataagttcaaactgctcaaggttactccaagcctgtcaatgatctattctcaaatatatataatccaggttggaggaaccatcctaatttttcttggagactccaacagactcaggccctgacctaaattttttctatacaaaatttttaaaataggcTCCAATACCCAAATTATACCTATAATAAAGGTTAGCCTAATCAGCCTACCCAATCATCCTATTATAATCAGCCATCAtaaacagaccaatctagccgatgataggtttagccaactttaacaaatgattatgacctaACAGCAATCCATTCCCAAgctagaagcataaatagatcaattagctgagtctactatGAGGAGAGAACCAGGTCAATTGTCAAGCCAATCAATATCAAGTTTCAAAAATAACCCacccacccaccaaccacctagacctagtcatcaatctaatgtcccacctaagaatcttcaatttgaaaatgataaaataatttatgaacttagaagtggtaggattcttaaggatccatatcaAGAAGAAGTGAGATAGGCTAGTACTAATGCTAGCCAAAATAAAAACTTAGAAAAGGAGGTTAGTATTGAGGCTAATCTAATAGAAGAACTTGAGTCCAGAATTGGTACTGATGCTGGTTCTAATTTGAGTaagaaagataaaagaaagaagagagtggatgagttagcAGAGACGTATAAACCAAGAGTTTCATTTTCTTCAATCCTAAAAGTCGGTTCTTCCactctagaatcatcacctcctccagaaTTGAAATCATCCTTGGTCACACCTAAGTATGCATGTTTAGAATTAAATGACACCACCTAACTTCTtaagattgacaatccaaaatcattagaatttgtcaatccaatatttgatacaggATAGATAAAAGAATTAGTATGATttagctgaagatggtaaacttagcactttttgaaaGGTAACCTAATTTTTAGCTTttgctttttgatattttttgcattttatttaggttaattgaGTCTTGCTTCATGCCTTTgtagagatttgaagataatattggctaaattAAGAATAgaagtaattttgaaaagacttctagatcagatgacatctctccttttctttctttttatatgcatcctttatttttcttactccattgaggacaatgtcaattaagttgggagagagaataaaatttttaaattttaagtcctcaagtaagttagtatttagcatttaaacatctgattatatttaagaatcgagttaaactaagtattttttaaaaaaaattgatgtacagatcagagagtttgtaagatattaagggatcaagtattaagaaaatccaataaagagttaagtttagaacttaaatagtttttatttggtatatctaaatttttctactagcatcaaagaagagtttacttcctatgggcttgtgtagggtaactatacatttcttcatataaaaaaaagtgagaaaaaaaatttcaagtacttcatgctgagtaaccgggtctctttgcctaagcaagcattgaattttacatcaaaaggtatgaagggcaaagaagctttattgtaaagctaattttaactcatagcctatttgattcgagtaagtctgaggggtattctatacctagtatccTAAAGTCATCTAGTtcgagagtcattggctgaaaacttactatatgggtcaaacagaaagcttaaagagttaagactctcaatagcggtataatattaaaaaaaaaatatcaaaataataaatgaaagatgaaagtaacaatatactcatccatatgaaagttagataatttggagataaaggtagagtaatttagaaaaaaatttaaaaaaaatttaatattcttaGCTCAACTCTTAcgttgattagtattaatacctcaatgacatatctcactcacgctctactgaacatcagtggttcttttgaaaattatttgataaaatttagaattttaagttaactgatacttaattctaaattttttctttactcgaggatgaacaAAGTTTAAGTTcgagagtgtgataagtgatatatttttatatttattttagatatttttgataatttatggtgctaacatcttctaaaaaaatttaatttcataaataaattaaattttattacaaaaataaataattttaaaaaatataaaattagaacatatttataaaaaatagatgttagttTAATTGAACAATTTAAGCATCCAAATAATggataattattgaataatttaatatatatatatttttattttttaagtaaaaaattgaagccaaaatcaagccaaaatactccaaaaaaataaataaaatagccttcgatgcacggtggatcAGTTGCTCGATCGATGGATTCAAGGGTGCGGTCCACAAGAGTAATATGCAGTCTTTGGTGTGGTCTATAATGGGCGACTCATTTTCACATGATCGAATGATTGAtatttgttgctccttgaattgattttgatgattacaaaatatttgaggagattactaatgattttgacttagaaaaagatttattgtatttcagggacaaaatcataattttatcagacctgattcagaaatctcaagagcaagaacaaaagatgtataatctattggaggcaatttcaatatttttgaaagtatattttgtaagaaaatcaagtttatatttttgagtcgaccccatgagttgactcatggctaaaagggctgaacggtacgtaaaatttttggctggcacactctgtgagtcgaccccatgagtcgaccctatgagtcgacctctgctgctctgcaggtcaaaattatagaacagtcattttctgctcttttccatagagatcgatcccatgagtcaacccatgagcatgagtcgaccctatgagtcgacccttgtgacggAAAAttttcgcaatggctagtttttaatccgtttcgattacatttaatgctcatttaatgtgctctaacagctctatttcagcccaaattattctccaccattatttgaagttataaaaggcaattaaaggAGGGAATTAAagataagaaagagatttgaaaaagattgtttaagcattcatttcaaccctaagcaagagcccacttaaaaaggtcaagaagcttttatttcaagttcaccaactcctcaagagctcattcaaatctccaaccaccttgagaaaatcagaaagagcttccttctaattgtgtaaagtatatttaaagtattatttgctcattaaagaagctacatctgtacttttatgtgattaactcttatactctatttttgagttgtttattttattttaaaagaaattcaaaatatgaaaaggttgatccgaaccttgaatcggattgtattgggttggcttatatctaaaaaataagtgttttagcttgggatagctagagtcggaggttctgacgttgtattcggattgaacacagtctagtggatttaaattctcaagtaggagcttggggagtggatgtagatgcaaggttggcaccgaactactataaatcttcttgtttgtgttgtgcttacttgctctccttttaaatttctttatcctcttgcattcttgcatccaacttctacaccttgtataaattacactctccatacttatcttactcattgttaaataatcttcatagttgtaagttaagtttaaattttttttaaaaacccaattcatcctccTTCTTgaattgcatagctgggcaacaagtggtatcagagcacggtgctctagctctactttgatttaaccatcaaagagctaaagatctatggtaactaaagttggcacttctctagccgaggggtagtccacaaaccgaccttcacttttcaatgggtcaaactatacctattggaaagctcgaatgaaaatctttattcaagcacttgactatgatatgtggagtatcatagtaaatggatcacacacacccactaaattaattgatgttgtggaatcaaccaaatccgaaaaagaatgggatgaggttgataagaaaatgattcaactaaatgctaaagccatgaatattttgtattgtgctctagatgctaatgaattcaatcatatttcaacatgcatgtctgttaaaaaaatatgagatagattagaagtaactcatgaaggaactaatcaagtgaaggaattcaAAATTaatatgctcgtgcataaatatgaactttttaaaatggagcatgatgaatctataactgaaatttttactcattttactgatattataaatagtctaaaaagtcttggtaagtcttattctaataattttctcgtgagaaagattcttaggtccttaccaagaacttgggaagccaaagtgaccgctatccaagaagcaaaagatttgaacatcctatccttggaagagcttctaggatcactgatgacacatgagctgagcatgaaacaacatcaagaagaagaagtaaaaaagaagaggacaatcgccctcaaatctatggctcaacttgatgaagaaactgatgatacgaaaaatgaagagtaGAATGaaaaaatggctctcattactagaaggtttaagaagtttttgaggaaaaagaaacaaggaatgaggaaaatGCCACCCACAAAAGAGGAACAcagtaaaaaaaaagataaggagcaaccccttatttgctatgaatgtaagaaactgggatactttaagtctgaatgcctacAACTGAAGAagagtcccaagaagtacaagaagaaggccatgatggctacatggagtgaaagtgatgagtcaagctccgaagaagaagactcaaattctgacacataaaaatgaggtaaattttgaaactcttattgactttacctttgaagaactttatgaagctttttatgatttaattgatgaactaaagaagctaggggtaaagaataaagagttaaaatcaaagaatcaatacttactaaaataaaatgagagcatttctaatgaaaaatcaatcctatctcaagaaaatctgaacttaaaagatgagattgccaagctaaaatcaatggttgaaaaattcatcttaagttcaaataaacttaatatgatacttgaaaatcaaaagaccatttatgataaagctagtcttggctacaaccccttaaagaaataaaagtttctaaaaaatatctatgtaaactcttcaagcaacaagtttttaaacattacttgcttcaaatgtggtagagtaggacacaagtcatacacttgtttctctaacaaatccataaattctaatgtaaagaaaatatgggttccaaaaggaaccattgtgactaaccaaaaaggacccaagaaagcttgggtacctaaagtaaaaatttgacttttgcctgcaggtgtgtctagcatcccaaggagcaaatcgaaaatggtatcttgatagtggatgctcgagacacatgactggtgatgaatcccaattcatcacacttgatgctaagaatggagggatggtcacctttggagacaatggtaaaggaaagatcatcggtataggtaacattggtatcactccctccaagtatattaaaaatattttattagtagatggtttaaaacataatttataaagcatcagtcaattttgtaataaaagatacaaagttatttttgaatcttctgtttgcatagtaactagtcctattaatgaaggcattaaatttgttgggcatagacatggtaatgtttatatggtagatttgaatgatctatccaaaataaacatgcaatgcctagtagccttgaacgccaagattaatgagactagttggctttggcatcgtaggcttgcacatattagcatacattcactttcaaaactcattaagaaggaattagtTATCGGTTTATccaaattaaactttgaaaaggatagaatttgtgatgcatgccaactaggtaaacaaatcattcaaatctaaaaatattatttcaacttctaggccattagaactattgcacatagatttatttggacctactagaactactagtctaggtagaaaatgatatggttttgtaattattaatgatttctctcgggtcttctttttggcacataaggatgaaacttttcatgttttctctaaattttatcaaaaaatcacaaatgagaaaggtttttcaattcaaaatatttgaagtgatcatggaaccaaatttgaaaatcaagtttttaaaaagttttatgataaaaaa includes:
- the LOC105037192 gene encoding cytochrome P450 93G1-like; this encodes MEQGGFTSPAFFLLLAISFASVLFLATLSKAWSDRRRLPPGPRALPIIGHLHLLRSPVHQTLYRLATLHGPLFSLRLGSTLCVIASSLDLARELFKSHDTAISNRPQTAAARHFAYDASGFAFAPYGPYWRFVKRLCMSELLGPRTVDLLRPVRRVELLDLLRAVFDKSARREPIDMSSEIIKMTNNEVTMMAASTTSSGAGGETEEARELVKQVAELVGAFNIADYIGFCKNLDLQGLEKRVREVHRRFDALMERIIRGKEEKRRKRKEMGCGREDEVKDLLDILLDVAENDDAEMKLTRENIKGFILVCTCYGFFFLRMIPLSRIFITV